In Arthrobacter sp. B3I9, the following are encoded in one genomic region:
- a CDS encoding ABC transporter ATP-binding protein — MNNDRNLDRAAHDRMTESTRRGGLQTRANTIVKAADHATPLELSNITIHYGGGKGGAEPVNVVDDFNMTLHAGEMHCIAGRSGSGKTSILTVGAGLSLPTSGRVFWEGDSLESMSDDEIADRRRALIGYVDQGGALIDGMSALENVLLPAVPDGEVDKRRDMAKDLLDLVGLGRRMRHRPAQLSGGERQRVAIARALILGTRVLVVDEPTASLDRSAANRIISILKDTTSDGIAVLVASHDHELVRQSDTLTELI; from the coding sequence ATGAACAACGACCGAAACCTTGACCGGGCGGCTCACGACCGAATGACGGAGAGCACCCGCCGCGGTGGCCTCCAGACCCGCGCCAACACGATCGTGAAGGCAGCAGACCACGCCACTCCGCTGGAACTGAGCAACATCACCATCCACTACGGCGGCGGCAAGGGCGGTGCCGAACCCGTCAACGTGGTGGACGACTTCAACATGACGCTCCACGCCGGTGAGATGCACTGCATCGCCGGCCGCAGCGGCTCCGGCAAGACCAGCATCCTGACCGTCGGCGCCGGGCTTTCCCTGCCGACGTCGGGCCGGGTCTTCTGGGAAGGCGACTCGCTCGAGAGCATGAGCGACGACGAGATCGCCGACCGCCGCCGGGCCCTGATCGGCTACGTGGACCAGGGCGGTGCCCTGATCGACGGGATGAGCGCCCTGGAGAACGTCCTGCTCCCGGCCGTTCCCGACGGCGAGGTGGACAAGCGCCGCGACATGGCCAAGGATCTGCTGGACCTCGTGGGACTGGGCAGGCGCATGCGCCACCGCCCGGCACAGCTCTCCGGCGGTGAGCGCCAGCGCGTGGCGATCGCCCGGGCCCTGATCCTGGGCACCCGCGTGCTCGTGGTGGACGAACCCACGGCCAGCCTTGACCGCTCCGCGGCCAACCGCATCATCAGCATCCTCAAGGACACCACCTCGGACGGCATCGCCGTGCTCGTGGCTTCACATGACCACGAACTTGTCCGCCAGAGCGATACCCTCACAGAACTGATCTAG
- a CDS encoding acetolactate synthase large subunit: MSKGSPISPSLMATKSAGASKAPERVERPADAAVDNAAVSPVLGPNNVVPPTVMTGSEAIVRSLEELGVDDIFGLPGGAILPTYDPLMASRMNHVLVRHEQGAGHAAQGYAMVTGRVGVCIATSGPGATNLVTAIMDAHMDSVPLVAITGQVSSGVIGTDAFQEADIVGITMPITKHSFLVTDPNDIPHVMAEAFHLASTGRPGPVLVDVAKDAQQGKMTFSWPPKVDLPGYRPVLRGHSKQVREAARLIAAASKPVLYVGGGVVKAHASAELRALAELTGAPVVTTLMARGVFPDSHPQHVGMPGMHGAVSAVTALQQSDLLITLGARFDDRVTGVLKSFAPNAKVIHADIDPAEISKNRTADVPIVGSVKEIIPELTEAVRLQFEASGAPDLATWWAFLNNLKETYPLGWTEPEDGLSAPQRVIQRIGALTGPEGVFVAGVGQHQMWASQFIKYERPHAWLNSGGAGTMGYAVPAAMGAKVGAPDRVVWAIDGDGCFQMTNQELATCAINKIPIKVAVINNSSLGMVRQWQTLFYEGRYSNTDLNTGHDTIRIPDFVKLADAYGCASFRCERDEDIDATIQKALEINDRPVVIDFVVSPNSMVWPMVPAGVSNSQIQVARNMTPEWEEED; this comes from the coding sequence ATGAGCAAAGGATCGCCGATCAGCCCCTCGCTGATGGCCACAAAGTCCGCTGGAGCCAGCAAGGCTCCGGAACGCGTCGAACGTCCGGCTGACGCCGCCGTCGACAATGCCGCCGTCTCTCCTGTCCTTGGGCCGAACAACGTCGTACCCCCGACGGTGATGACCGGCTCAGAAGCTATTGTCCGCTCGCTCGAAGAACTCGGCGTGGACGATATTTTTGGTTTGCCCGGTGGCGCGATCCTGCCCACCTATGACCCCTTGATGGCTTCCCGAATGAACCACGTTCTGGTCCGTCACGAACAGGGAGCCGGCCACGCCGCGCAAGGCTACGCCATGGTCACCGGACGGGTGGGCGTCTGCATCGCCACCTCGGGCCCGGGTGCCACCAACCTCGTTACCGCCATCATGGACGCCCACATGGACTCCGTGCCGCTCGTTGCCATCACCGGCCAGGTCTCCAGCGGAGTGATCGGCACCGATGCTTTCCAGGAAGCGGACATCGTGGGCATCACCATGCCCATCACGAAGCACTCCTTCCTGGTGACCGACCCCAACGACATCCCGCACGTCATGGCGGAGGCTTTCCATCTCGCCTCGACCGGCCGGCCCGGCCCCGTGCTGGTGGACGTCGCCAAGGACGCCCAGCAGGGGAAGATGACTTTCTCCTGGCCCCCGAAGGTGGACCTTCCCGGCTACCGTCCGGTGCTCCGCGGCCACAGCAAGCAGGTCCGTGAAGCGGCCCGGCTGATCGCGGCCGCGAGCAAGCCTGTGCTGTACGTGGGCGGCGGCGTCGTCAAGGCGCATGCCTCTGCCGAACTGCGCGCGCTTGCCGAACTCACCGGCGCCCCGGTTGTCACCACGCTGATGGCGCGCGGCGTCTTCCCCGACTCGCACCCGCAGCATGTCGGCATGCCCGGCATGCACGGCGCTGTCTCGGCGGTCACCGCGCTGCAGCAGTCCGATCTTCTGATCACCCTCGGAGCGCGTTTCGATGACCGGGTGACCGGCGTCCTGAAATCGTTCGCCCCGAACGCCAAGGTCATCCACGCCGACATCGACCCGGCGGAAATCTCCAAGAACCGCACCGCGGACGTTCCGATCGTGGGTTCGGTCAAGGAGATCATTCCGGAACTCACCGAGGCCGTGCGCCTGCAGTTCGAGGCGTCCGGCGCCCCCGACCTCGCCACCTGGTGGGCCTTCCTGAACAACCTGAAGGAAACCTACCCGCTCGGCTGGACGGAGCCCGAGGACGGTTTGAGCGCACCGCAGCGCGTCATCCAACGCATCGGCGCCCTCACCGGCCCGGAAGGTGTGTTCGTGGCGGGCGTCGGCCAGCACCAGATGTGGGCGTCGCAGTTCATCAAGTACGAACGCCCGCACGCCTGGCTGAACTCGGGCGGGGCCGGCACCATGGGCTATGCCGTGCCGGCGGCCATGGGCGCCAAGGTCGGCGCCCCGGACCGGGTGGTCTGGGCGATCGACGGCGACGGCTGCTTCCAGATGACCAACCAGGAACTGGCGACCTGCGCGATCAACAAGATCCCGATCAAGGTCGCCGTCATCAACAACTCCTCCCTCGGCATGGTGCGGCAGTGGCAGACACTGTTCTATGAAGGCCGGTATTCCAACACGGACCTCAACACCGGCCACGACACGATCCGGATCCCGGACTTCGTCAAGCTCGCCGACGCCTACGGCTGCGCTTCGTTCCGTTGCGAGCGCGACGAGGACATCGACGCCACCATCCAGAAGGCCCTGGAGATCAACGACCGCCCCGTGGTCATCGACTTCGTCGTAAGCCCCAACTCCATGGTGTGGCCGATGGTCCCCGCCGGAGTCAGCAACAGCCAAATCCAGGTGGCCCGCAACATGACCCCGGAATGGGAAGAGGAGGACTGA
- the ilvC gene encoding ketol-acid reductoisomerase, whose amino-acid sequence MTEMFYDDDADLSIIQGRKVAIVGYGSQGHAHALNLRDSGVQVAIALKEGSKSIAKAENAGFTVKNVADAAEWADVIMILAPDQHQRSIYNDSIKDKLTPGKALAFAHGFNIRFGYIEAPEGVDVILIAPKAPGHTVRREFEAGRGIPDIIAVEQDASGSAWELAKSYAKAIGGTRAGVIKTTFTEETETDLFGEQTVLCGGVSQLVQYGFETLTEAGYQPQIAYFEVLHELKLIVDLMWEGGIAKQRWSVSDTAEYGDYVSGPRVITPEVKENMKAVLADIQNGAFAKRFIDDQDNGGVEFKELRAKAEQHPIEEVGRELRSLFSWQQQDEDYVEGSAAR is encoded by the coding sequence GTGACTGAAATGTTCTACGACGACGACGCAGACCTGTCGATCATCCAGGGCCGCAAGGTCGCCATTGTCGGCTACGGCTCCCAGGGCCACGCCCACGCGCTGAACCTGCGCGATTCCGGCGTCCAGGTTGCCATCGCCCTCAAGGAGGGCTCGAAGTCGATCGCCAAGGCCGAGAACGCGGGCTTTACGGTCAAGAACGTTGCCGACGCCGCCGAATGGGCCGACGTCATCATGATCCTGGCACCGGACCAGCACCAGCGCTCGATCTACAACGACTCGATCAAGGACAAGCTGACCCCCGGCAAGGCCCTCGCCTTCGCCCACGGCTTCAACATCCGCTTCGGCTACATCGAGGCGCCCGAGGGCGTCGACGTCATCCTGATCGCCCCGAAGGCGCCGGGCCACACCGTGCGCCGCGAGTTCGAAGCCGGCCGCGGCATCCCGGACATCATCGCCGTCGAGCAGGACGCCTCCGGTTCCGCCTGGGAGCTGGCCAAGTCCTACGCCAAGGCCATCGGCGGCACCCGCGCCGGTGTCATCAAGACCACCTTCACCGAAGAGACCGAAACCGACCTCTTCGGGGAGCAGACCGTCCTGTGCGGCGGCGTGTCCCAGCTGGTCCAGTACGGCTTCGAGACCCTCACCGAGGCCGGCTACCAGCCGCAGATCGCCTACTTCGAGGTGCTTCACGAGCTCAAGCTCATTGTCGACCTCATGTGGGAAGGCGGCATCGCCAAGCAGCGCTGGAGCGTTTCGGACACGGCCGAGTACGGCGACTACGTCTCCGGCCCGCGCGTGATCACCCCAGAGGTGAAGGAAAACATGAAGGCTGTCCTCGCGGACATCCAGAATGGCGCCTTCGCCAAGCGCTTCATTGACGACCAGGACAACGGTGGCGTCGAGTTCAAGGAGCTGCGCGCCAAGGCGGAGCAGCACCCCATCGAGGAAGTCGGACGCGAACTGCGGTCCCTGTTCTCCTGGCAGCAGCAGGACGAGGACTACGTAGAGGGCTCCGCAGCCCGCTAA
- the ilvN gene encoding acetolactate synthase small subunit: MTRHTLSVLVEDKPGVLTRVASLFARRAFNINSLAVGPTEVPGMSRMTVVVDADGELIEQVTKQLNKLVNVIKIVELTPESSVQRDHILVKVRADAATRLQVTQAADLFRASVVDVSTESVVIEATGHPEKLTALLSVLEPFGIREIVQSGTLAVGRGSRSMSDRALRSA, from the coding sequence ATGACCCGCCACACATTGTCCGTTCTGGTCGAAGACAAACCCGGTGTACTGACCCGCGTCGCCAGCCTCTTCGCCCGCCGCGCGTTCAACATCAATTCCCTGGCCGTCGGCCCGACGGAGGTTCCGGGCATGTCCCGCATGACCGTCGTCGTCGACGCCGACGGCGAGCTGATCGAGCAGGTCACCAAGCAGCTGAACAAGCTGGTCAACGTGATCAAGATCGTCGAGCTCACCCCCGAATCTTCCGTACAGCGCGACCACATCCTGGTCAAGGTACGTGCGGATGCCGCAACACGCCTGCAGGTTACCCAGGCTGCAGACCTGTTCCGCGCTTCAGTTGTCGACGTCTCCACAGAGTCCGTCGTCATTGAAGCTACGGGCCACCCCGAAAAGCTCACGGCACTCCTGTCAGTGCTCGAGCCTTTCGGCATCCGCGAAATCGTGCAGTCCGGCACCCTTGCCGTCGGGCGGGGATCCCGCTCCATGAGTGACAGGGCCCTGCGCAGCGCCTAG
- a CDS encoding ABC transporter permease yields the protein MNAVQRFIRSRVLLLTASILIVAMCLSVLVQGQSQAALNRTVDQNSRGLYDVLVQAKAGDNGGLVQPDIAAGQGGISFGQLDAIRKLSGTSVAAPISLVSRVTQNLESPRLEATDYLGFNAGLAGTAGDPTATDPSKWPAPKSVLSDTAKKYRLTASAVSSDGHSEQTLFKTMAEGSLGKAKLVEEQVAGGKNVRITGPAGETGIKFPAPAGGSEHNLFNLAVSLPQAPQVSESVVAVDPVSERALLGAAGDFLAPLEKAPPADARNAGAVGRHFESLFTTGIGMDELKEGPDFLGVKLKYWAPLMTQYQQAKRSGQLTADSQAIPLIVRSGTTLDLKYSVKIEEIDASGKVTKDVGTVTRSLDKDYLPFVSKSPFTLAWPGSTDLTKLTGDTGSFSQGLYNPAEWSTNFASAPKYTDGETAGNGAVDKSATPGEWVTVNRLPAKAANGAAVDQTQREPVDERSYRENLATGKKLATPLAMVYGTFDADQVKQAAGDVNRLPLGGYDPTPFTLTKDAAGKNLPATELKPSLSATGLASQSAGAITDYYGLAAARGFDQNANVIDAVRVRANAPGSWKQAQPEVEKLADEIRDMGLQATVVAGSAREDANIFVPGYSKDDAGKESALGTVQQSWVRQDAADAVSGSLTGTNLTLLFITLCGAALLTGASTVSYVRKRRSEAGTLRAMGWTQRRIRSWVLAEFAVGAALLAVAGTVLSLISWNLATAIVSASVVVLYVGAAFFAARQLRHRDVIDQEPQHDERLIAVDSPLTFANRQLTTNKFNSISLAVAVGVFGAAAGGLTALLIDIPRAAGATALSGLAATSIALPSIILGLSGVAVGLLLTMVTGRFELQAKRQYLGTLQAMGWNPDMLGQVRFFENVMVGAVALPLGVVGALGVGLLLAPYAALWAAVAGFVAVLCWIPLATKVVR from the coding sequence ATGAACGCCGTCCAGAGGTTCATCAGAAGCAGAGTGCTTCTGCTGACCGCCTCCATTTTGATCGTGGCCATGTGCCTCTCGGTCCTTGTCCAGGGGCAGTCACAGGCGGCGCTGAACCGGACGGTCGACCAGAACTCCCGGGGCCTCTACGACGTGCTCGTCCAGGCGAAGGCCGGCGACAACGGCGGGCTGGTGCAGCCGGACATCGCCGCTGGCCAGGGCGGCATCAGCTTCGGGCAGCTGGACGCCATCCGAAAGCTGTCCGGCACCTCCGTGGCGGCCCCGATCAGCCTCGTCTCGCGCGTCACCCAGAACCTGGAGTCCCCGCGCCTGGAAGCCACGGACTACCTCGGCTTCAATGCCGGGCTGGCCGGCACCGCCGGAGATCCGACCGCCACCGATCCGAGCAAATGGCCGGCCCCCAAGTCGGTCCTGTCCGATACCGCCAAGAAATACCGCCTGACGGCCAGCGCCGTCAGCTCGGACGGGCACTCCGAGCAGACCCTGTTCAAGACCATGGCAGAGGGCTCACTCGGCAAGGCCAAGCTCGTCGAGGAGCAGGTGGCCGGCGGCAAGAACGTCCGGATCACAGGTCCGGCGGGGGAGACCGGCATCAAGTTCCCGGCCCCGGCCGGAGGCTCCGAGCACAACCTCTTCAACCTCGCCGTGTCCCTGCCGCAGGCGCCGCAGGTGTCTGAGTCCGTCGTGGCCGTGGATCCTGTTTCCGAACGCGCCCTGCTTGGCGCGGCCGGTGACTTCCTGGCGCCGCTGGAAAAGGCACCGCCCGCGGACGCCCGCAATGCCGGCGCAGTCGGGCGCCACTTCGAAAGCCTTTTCACCACCGGCATCGGCATGGACGAACTCAAGGAAGGCCCCGACTTCCTGGGCGTCAAGCTCAAGTACTGGGCACCGCTGATGACCCAGTACCAGCAGGCGAAGCGCAGCGGCCAGCTGACCGCCGACTCGCAGGCCATCCCGCTGATCGTCCGCTCAGGCACCACGCTGGACCTTAAGTACTCGGTCAAGATCGAGGAGATCGACGCGTCCGGCAAAGTCACCAAGGACGTCGGCACCGTCACCCGGTCGCTGGACAAGGACTACCTCCCGTTCGTCTCCAAGTCCCCGTTCACCCTGGCCTGGCCCGGCTCCACCGATCTGACAAAGCTGACGGGCGACACCGGCAGCTTCAGCCAGGGCCTATACAACCCTGCTGAGTGGAGCACCAACTTCGCCTCCGCCCCCAAGTACACCGACGGTGAAACCGCCGGCAACGGGGCCGTGGACAAGAGCGCCACCCCGGGCGAATGGGTCACCGTAAACCGCCTCCCGGCGAAGGCCGCCAACGGCGCCGCAGTGGACCAGACCCAGCGCGAGCCGGTTGACGAACGCTCCTATCGGGAAAACCTGGCGACGGGCAAAAAGCTCGCCACGCCGCTCGCCATGGTCTACGGCACGTTCGACGCCGACCAGGTCAAGCAGGCCGCCGGCGACGTCAACCGCCTGCCCCTGGGCGGCTACGACCCGACGCCGTTCACCCTGACCAAGGACGCGGCTGGCAAAAACCTGCCGGCCACCGAACTCAAGCCCTCACTGAGCGCTACCGGCCTCGCCAGCCAGTCCGCGGGCGCCATCACCGACTATTACGGCCTGGCCGCCGCCCGCGGTTTCGACCAGAACGCCAACGTGATCGACGCCGTGCGCGTCCGGGCGAACGCGCCCGGCAGCTGGAAGCAGGCGCAGCCCGAGGTGGAAAAGCTGGCCGACGAGATCCGTGACATGGGCCTGCAGGCCACGGTCGTCGCCGGGTCCGCCCGCGAGGACGCCAACATCTTCGTGCCCGGCTACTCCAAGGACGACGCCGGCAAGGAATCCGCGCTCGGAACGGTCCAGCAGTCCTGGGTCCGCCAGGATGCCGCGGACGCCGTCTCCGGATCCCTGACCGGCACCAACCTGACCCTGCTGTTCATCACCCTCTGCGGCGCAGCGCTGCTCACCGGTGCTTCTACCGTCAGCTACGTCCGCAAGCGCCGCAGCGAGGCCGGGACCTTGCGGGCCATGGGCTGGACGCAGCGCAGGATCCGGTCCTGGGTGCTGGCCGAGTTTGCTGTAGGCGCGGCCCTGCTGGCCGTTGCCGGAACCGTCCTGAGCCTGATCAGCTGGAACCTCGCTACAGCCATCGTCTCGGCGTCGGTCGTGGTGCTGTACGTCGGTGCTGCGTTCTTCGCCGCCCGGCAGCTGCGGCACCGTGACGTCATCGACCAGGAACCGCAGCACGACGAACGGCTCATCGCTGTCGACTCACCGCTCACCTTCGCCAACCGGCAGCTGACCACCAACAAGTTCAACTCGATCTCGCTGGCCGTCGCCGTCGGTGTTTTCGGAGCGGCGGCGGGCGGGCTCACCGCGCTGCTGATCGACATCCCCCGCGCCGCCGGCGCCACCGCCCTGAGCGGTCTCGCCGCCACCAGCATCGCGCTGCCGAGCATCATCCTGGGGCTCTCCGGCGTCGCCGTCGGCCTGCTGCTGACCATGGTCACCGGCCGGTTCGAGTTGCAGGCCAAGCGCCAGTACCTCGGCACGCTGCAGGCGATGGGCTGGAACCCCGACATGCTCGGCCAGGTCCGGTTCTTCGAAAACGTCATGGTGGGTGCAGTTGCACTGCCGCTGGGCGTTGTCGGCGCCCTCGGCGTCGGGCTGCTCCTCGCCCCCTATGCCGCGCTCTGGGCCGCTGTCGCCGGGTTCGTGGCTGTACTCTGCTGGATTCCCCTTGCAACGAAAGTGGTCCGATGA
- the serA gene encoding phosphoglycerate dehydrogenase: MSKPVVLLAEELSPATIEALGPDFEIRQTDGADRSQLLSAIADVDAILVRSATQLDAEAIGAAKNLKVIARAGVGLDNVDIKTATQAGVMVVNAPTSNIVSAAELTVGHILSLARHIPQASAALKDGEWKRSKYTGIELFEKKIGIIGLGRIGALVAARLKGFDTKILAYDPYITSARAAQLGVQLVTLDELLAQSDFITIHMPKTPETVGMLGADAFKKMKSTAYVVNVARGGLVDEEALYAALEAGDIAGAGVDVFVKEPSTDLPFFKLDNVVVTPHLGASTDEAQEKAGVSVAKSVRLALAGELVPDAVNVAGGVIAPDVRPGIALVEKLGRIFTALTHASLTQFDLEVAGEIASLDVKVLELAALKGIFADVVTEQVSYVNAPVIAEQRGINVRLITTPDTESYRNVLTLRGALSDGSQISVAGTLTGPKQIQKLVGVNGYEVEIPISEHLVVVAYLDRPGVIGTIGHILGMNNINIAGMQVARQAEGGQVLALLTIDSSVPQQVLDAIKAGIGADMVREVDLED, translated from the coding sequence GTGTCAAAACCCGTAGTACTGCTCGCCGAAGAACTTTCGCCCGCCACTATCGAGGCCCTTGGCCCCGACTTCGAGATCCGGCAGACCGACGGCGCCGACCGTTCCCAGCTGCTCTCTGCAATCGCCGACGTCGACGCGATCCTCGTCCGCTCCGCCACGCAGCTGGACGCCGAAGCCATCGGTGCCGCCAAGAACCTCAAGGTCATCGCCCGTGCGGGCGTCGGACTCGACAACGTCGACATCAAGACCGCCACCCAGGCCGGCGTCATGGTGGTCAACGCGCCCACGTCCAACATCGTCTCGGCCGCCGAGCTCACCGTCGGCCACATCCTCAGCCTCGCCCGGCACATCCCGCAGGCCTCCGCCGCGCTCAAGGACGGCGAATGGAAGCGCTCCAAGTACACCGGCATCGAGCTGTTCGAGAAGAAGATCGGCATCATCGGCCTGGGCCGGATCGGTGCCCTCGTCGCCGCCCGCCTGAAGGGCTTTGACACCAAGATCCTCGCGTACGACCCCTACATCACCTCTGCCCGCGCCGCGCAGCTCGGCGTGCAGCTGGTGACCCTGGACGAGCTGCTCGCACAGTCGGACTTCATCACCATCCACATGCCCAAGACGCCGGAAACCGTCGGCATGCTGGGCGCCGATGCCTTCAAGAAGATGAAGAGCACGGCCTACGTCGTCAACGTCGCCCGCGGCGGCCTGGTGGACGAGGAAGCCCTCTACGCGGCCCTCGAAGCCGGTGACATCGCCGGTGCCGGCGTCGACGTCTTCGTCAAGGAGCCCAGCACCGACCTGCCGTTCTTCAAGCTCGACAACGTGGTGGTGACCCCGCACCTCGGCGCCTCCACCGACGAGGCCCAGGAGAAGGCAGGGGTCTCGGTGGCAAAGTCGGTCCGTTTGGCCCTCGCCGGCGAACTGGTGCCCGACGCGGTCAACGTTGCCGGCGGCGTCATCGCCCCGGACGTCCGCCCCGGCATCGCGCTGGTGGAAAAGCTGGGCCGTATCTTCACTGCCCTGACCCACGCGTCCCTCACCCAGTTCGACCTTGAGGTCGCCGGGGAAATCGCCTCGCTGGACGTGAAGGTCCTCGAGCTCGCCGCACTCAAGGGCATCTTCGCCGACGTCGTCACCGAGCAGGTCTCGTACGTCAACGCCCCGGTGATCGCGGAGCAGCGCGGCATCAACGTACGCCTCATCACGACGCCGGACACCGAGTCCTACCGCAATGTCCTGACGCTGCGCGGGGCCCTCAGCGACGGCAGCCAGATTTCCGTGGCCGGCACCCTGACCGGGCCCAAGCAGATCCAGAAACTGGTCGGCGTAAACGGCTACGAGGTCGAAATCCCCATCAGCGAACACCTCGTGGTGGTCGCCTACCTGGACCGCCCCGGCGTCATCGGCACCATCGGGCACATCCTCGGCATGAACAACATCAACATCGCCGGCATGCAGGTGGCGCGCCAGGCCGAAGGCGGGCAGGTGCTCGCCCTGCTGACGATCGACAGCTCCGTTCCACAGCAGGTTCTGGACGCGATCAAGGCCGGCATCGGCGCTGACATGGTTCGGGAAGTGGACCTCGAGGACTAG